In Gemmata obscuriglobus, a single genomic region encodes these proteins:
- a CDS encoding NADH-quinone oxidoreductase subunit B produces MGLLEGAMRDGFVATNLEHAINWARESSLWPMTFGLACCAIEMMATGAPRYDIDRFGAGAFRATPRQADLMIVAGTVNLKMAERVRRLYNQMPDPKFVIAMGACTCGGGPYYKYGYNVAKGVDLIVPVDVYVPGCPPRPEALLEGLMRVQDKIRKMRELTEGRPATLPVPARTGRVALPPELTDPAKAVEFLKDNKERARPVK; encoded by the coding sequence ATGGGACTGCTCGAAGGCGCGATGCGCGACGGGTTCGTGGCCACGAACCTGGAGCACGCGATCAACTGGGCGCGGGAGTCGTCGCTGTGGCCCATGACGTTCGGTCTGGCGTGCTGCGCCATCGAGATGATGGCCACGGGGGCGCCCCGGTACGACATCGACCGGTTCGGGGCGGGTGCGTTCCGCGCCACCCCGCGCCAGGCCGACCTGATGATCGTGGCCGGCACGGTGAACCTGAAAATGGCGGAGCGGGTGCGGCGCCTGTACAACCAGATGCCGGACCCAAAGTTCGTGATCGCGATGGGCGCCTGCACGTGCGGCGGCGGGCCGTATTACAAGTACGGCTACAACGTCGCGAAGGGCGTCGATCTCATCGTCCCCGTGGACGTGTACGTTCCGGGGTGCCCGCCGCGCCCGGAAGCGTTGCTGGAAGGGCTCATGCGCGTGCAGGACAAGATCCGCAAGATGCGTGAGCTTACAGAGGGGCGGCCCGCGACGCTCCCGGTTCCGGCGCGAACGGGTCGCGTGGCGCTCCCGCCGGAACTGACCGACCCCGCGAAGGCGGTCGAGTTCCTGAAGGACAACAAGGAACGCGCCAGGCCGGTGAAGTGA